atctgtatatatatttattgaaaTTCATTTTGGGAATACATATAGTTCCAAAAGCCTTGTACAAAATGATAGGTCTCTCATTGGCTATGGGTGTTTGTTCCACACTCAAAAATTCAAGACATTTCCTTGTTTCTCCAGGAAATGGGAAGAAATCATGTTATGCAAATCAAAATTTGGTGACCATAATGATAGTGGCTTGGAAGATTTGCTGGTAAGTAAGACCTTCAATGTTGCGTTCCTGAAATATGcaaaatatgagaaaatatCGTAATTTCAATCAATATTTTATGGAAGATCCTTTGCTCAAATTCGAAGAAAGCAGGTACTTTGTGCATTTAGTGAAAATACAGGCAATGGTAAaaaagaacatgtttatttctaaaattatatttacttGCTCTTTCAGTTTCAAGTGTACTGCACCATATCAAAAATGTCAATGAACCATTATATAATTAAGTCACAATCCTCTGATTACTTTGAATAAAAAATTAGTTGATTCTATAAGTAAAATCATAACAACTAAGTTCATGATGAAAGTCTCAAATAAACAACTTTCAATTGAGTAGGAGAAATTAATATTAACTAACCTACAGTGAATTGTAGCACAATAGCAAAAGCCATAATGGTCCAGAAGCCATTCCATTTAATGAACACTGGCTGCAACAGATAAATACAGAAATCACTACCGAAGCCAAACCAACTTAATACATCATGGGATACAACAGCCTCCGTAGATAGATCACAAATAGTGCCAGTAACATGTGGATATAAGAACAGATTTTGTCCAACCAAATCAGTATATGACCAAAATATATGAGTAGAAATACATAATTGAACCAAGAAAGGGAAGGATAGCAGCAGTAATAGCTCAATTTAAGTTTTTTCAATGGGGATAGCAGAGATACATGGTAACATGATCAGTTTTTGTGTGTCAATGTATGCATAATTTTCTGCCAATTTATCATACCTATTAGTGAGGCCTCATATGTTTTTTTCTCCAGCTCAAAAATGCCAAATTGCTACTATCTTGATGGCACATATCCATTCCTCTTGAGGGGTGACTCAAAGATAGAATTTGTAATTAAGTCATGGTGATACACCCTAAATGGATAGAGAAGAGGATAAAGATGAGATTCATGAGAAAGGACTTTGCCGTGAAGCCCAAATAACATGCAAGTTTGACATGTTTTCCCACAATACCAATGAATTAAAACAAATGAGAAAACAAAGCTATACTTTGAGACtgtaatattattattaagcAGTACTCACTAAAGAAACTAAATCCATTCTTGAAACCAAATGGCAGATCCTATGAAGCAAATAAATCAGATTCTATCAATCAAATGGATAGTAAGGGAATCTATAAGAGCAATCCAGTTTCACGAAAAGTATAGTAGATTACAAAATATTGAGAGCATAAGTACCTCAGGAAAGCAAGCAATAGGCCGACACTTTCAATAAAAACCTGCCCACAGAATCTGGTAACACCAATACCCGAAATTTGTAAACGTACGGCTTCATCATTGGATATGGTCTTGCATAAGCTGCAATAAATCGAAGCATCcacaaaacatgacatgagCATTTGAAAGAAGAACAGAAAAAGGAAACCAATAAATAAATCCCAATATTCAGAATTTCATACCTATGAAAATACATTGGAAATATTGATAGCTTCTTTCAATTCTCAGCTAACCCAGATAACTTTGATATACCTAATGCAAAGCCTCTAGAAGCTACCGTTTTCTCAAGCCGCAGTTCTTGAAGAATGTTGTAGGAAAACGATGAATAGGCATATAAATATCATTAAAAAATCCCAGTGACACTGCCattagcaaaaaaaaaaattagctaTTCATATTGGTGAATCTTCAGTACACATAATTATCAATATACATTAAAGATCAGAAACTGTAATTAGAACATGATCTATCAGATGTGGATCAATGGATATGCAGAACTGAATTGCATGCTTAGTGTGAATTTCTTGGGACAAACAACTCATTTACAACCAAGTTAATATTGCAGCTCAAATTAAGGACCAAGttattgtttggtgtttacaGGTTTGgtatagaaaaagaaaaacaatcagCATTACATGACCATAGGGACAACCCAGTAACAAAGCTGATAGTACCCAAATCTCAGATCAATGACATAGGAAACTTTACGTAATTTGTACGGATATTTTTGCAAAAGAAATCCAGCAAGTACCTGTTATATTGAAAAGTACTTCATTCACAAAAAAATGAACAGTTCCTTCAATTCAAGGAAATCATGCATTTGATCAACTTAATGTAGTCTGCACAAAGAATTCTCCAACAATACACCCTTAATTGAATCATTGGAATCGCATCCCAAGTCATATCCCTGCTTTATGAGAGAAGCCTGGACCAAGAGGAGCGAGAGGTAAAAGCTCAAACAGTGATTGACTGAAGTCTCAATAACCCAGAATCGCcttccttctctcgagtcaaaTCCCTGCATCACCGAAACCCGAAATCAGATACATATGATGAATCAAAGCGAATTTGAAGCACGTATTGATCGCAACACTACGAAAGAAAGGTTGAAGGGGTAAACTTACTGGTAGCAACATGATGGAAAGAATGGTAGATATATCCCTCTTTTGAGTGAGAAGAAAAaacgggaaaaaaaaaactaataacaGTGGGTTGTATAGAGGATTAAGAAGCATGTGACAAACCCAATATCACAACAGTACCCCTACACCACTGAAACCCCAACTCAATTAATGGGTTACCTGTTTAGCAGATCGTCAAAGAAGAGACCGACATTACCATCGAAGCTTCGGGATGGAGAGTGAAGCAAAGGAAATGTCTAACGTGTGTCAATCATAACTGACTTTTATACCTAGGCGAGTGGCAAGACTGCGATTAACAGAAAACAGAGGGCATAACCGTAATTTCACTTGAGATCTTGCTGGCTACATGGCACCGACTAACtcaaaaatagtatatagtGAATGTCAGGACAATATCATCTAcaagagattttttttttatcaaaaagtttctttgttttgataaaaaaaaaaaaaaaaactttgtgGGAGCTAGAATACTTGGACAAAAGACTAAATCTCATAGCGTTTTTTAGGCTGCTCCCGTTCAGCCCCAGAAAAGACTGTATGTTGACTAAGTTTTTTGGCACATCCTTTCTGCCACTCAGATTCTACAAGTGATTAAACTCAAGGTGCTCCAAAGACGAGACTGGAGAATGAAAGAGCtatgctctgttttttttttttcagttatgCTAAGGAAAATGCTAAGAATAAATAATCAGCTTTATATATTGGTCCaataaataaaactatcaagCTGCCACAGGTCTTCAGAAAGAGTAAATTCACTTAAactgaaacaaaaacaaaaattggatTTGTGTGGATCACTTCCATGCTTTCTTCCCTCGAAAATTTTTGCCAGAAAGTTGCTGCTTCTTCCGCTTCTCCACTCGAGACTTGTGGACCTTTGCCCTCTTTGCAACAAGTGGCATAGCCTTCTTGTGCTCCTTCTGCTTATTGCTCAGACCTCCCGTCTGCAAATTGAATCATCAAACATGTTAGAAGAAATCAAGCCTTATAGGTTTTtcatttgcatatctttatCTTCTACTTATGAAAAGCCCGGATGGATGCATCACCAAAGGGTTTAAGCGTAAGTTTCAAAGGGTAAAGTTCAAACCCATGGAGATGCTTCATGCTTGTAGAGCTCTTAACATAATAACTTTTAAAGATTTGCTGTAAATATACCTTCTTCTGTTTTACGGCAGCTCTAGCCATGTACTTCCCTCTATCCTCCCTCCCTGCTTTCACTAGTGCCAACTTCTCCTCCTtagtcattcttctttttaCATGGACCTGCACAGCAGACATTCAATCAGGTGAATGAAAATCAACAGTGGTACAAGTAGTTTCAAACTTCCAATGCTGGCAGGAAAGGTAAAAGAATATGAAGCAAATAAACACACAGcgatacatacatacatatatatataacagacGAAAGAAATAGCATGTTTATAATGGACAAGTATTGAAGTGTTGGTTGTATACAAACAGCATGAATTTGAAACATTaggaaatttataatttgctCTGGTTGTATTTTACTACTCAAAGTCTGATAGTAGTGATTGTTAATCCTTATAAACATAATCTCACTTTCCCTACTAGAAAGTTCAGCAAATTTACAGAAGTTGTTCAAATTAGCATATCTATTTCAGAATCATTATTTCTTTAAAGATTTCATCAAAGACAACATGCTGAAAGAACTGGGAGTATAAAACTTACTTCAAGCTTAGAAGCATCTACTCGCTTATCTTTTAATTCCTCAGAACTAGGAATCTTGAATGCTGTTGACTTTGCATCTTTGCCCTTTTTCAACAACCCCTGCTCCATCAATCGCTGCTTTgcctaaaaaagaaaacatcatAACAATTTACAATCTGACACTGACTATACATGAGTCAAGAGAACAAACATATATTTTCTCCAAATACTAATGTTGCAGCCTGCCTTATCCTTGACATACCTTTAATTGCTTGATCCTTCGGAAGTCCTCATTTGAAAGAAAGCCATCTGTCGAGTCAGAAGAAGCGGAACCCATGTTTTCTTTGCCTAGTCTCTTCAAAGTCCTAAGACTTGCTTCCGCAGCATTAAGTTGTGTATTAAAATCAGCAAATTTCCTCTTTTTGACCATGTTTTCTTTTACTCCAGATCCACTATTTGTGGCAGCATCATTGTCAAATTCTTCCTCCTCATCCCCAACCCCATTTTCAGCTTCCAACTCATCCTCATCACCACTCACATCACTGTCATTCTCATCTATCTCATCACCATCTTCAGACATCATGTCATCATCTTCACTTCCACTATCATTGTTTGTTATATGCAAGTCGTCGTCATCACTGGAAGCTACCATCTCATCAGTGTCCCTCAATGAaggttcatcatcatcactgtcctcattgtcatcatcatcatgttcTAGTAAATCAAGACCAGGAACATCGTTAGGTACGTCGACTTCTCCATATGCTTTCGGCCTTGCCTTTGAGCCAACATTTTGGCGGCCACGATCCTTCTTAATCAGCAGTGAGGGGTTAAGCTGCATTTATATACACGACATAGTCAGTCTTCTTATGCAGCCAAGGGTTATGGAAAGGCATGACTAGCAAGCACTAGCACATGCATACAGAAGAAAAGGATAAGAGACCTCTCTGAATAAGCCAATGAGTGAACGGGCTGCAACTGAAACTGCTTTTGTATGTGATTTCTTATATAATGCAAGATCTTGCAGCAAATCTTCTGTCATCAACTAATTGCAGACAAAGAAAATTGCAATTTAGAAAACTCTGCTGCATCATGCATATGGTAGATGATACAaacaacaaaatgtggtaATACCCATATTAACAGCATTGAATTGGCAATCTCGGTTAAAAGACATATAATACAAGAgctaaatttatataaataggTCGTTACCAAAGGCATACGTAAACAAATTTCCCTTATTGTATTCAGTCCAACAGCTATGGCCTGTCAAAAGAAAGATATCAGATATATAGACAGAAAACTTGAGAAggggaaaataaaagaaacaaagcaaGCACTCATGAAGTAAGACCTCAGGCTGTGCACGATCATCCACAAATTTGTTCACTATTTGTTTGAAAAGTGGTTCAACTGCATCAGGAGGAACCTGCTCATAAGTGCACAAATTAAATTGGGTTGACTGACTAACTAGTAAGCTGAATAATAAATCATTTCCAATAGAACTGGAACTTGAATTAATGAAGGtaaaggaaaagaaatgaaattctACTAGCGTCTAACAAAGTATAAGAGTAGCTAAACATACCATATCATGGCATGCCTGAATTGCTGCAGCAAGTAATTCAGTGACACCATTTTGATGAGGCTGTGAAGCTAATAAAGTCACAAATCGATTATCAAGAGAATAAGGCATTCATCAAATAGATCAGATAACATACCGTAATGTAGTTCATAAAATAAGGATAGAAGTTCAACACAACTAAGCGATGAAGCCCAATAGTTCGAGCAACAACTTTTAACATCACCATTTTGACCTTCAGTAAACATAAGACAATAGTTAAAACAAATGAAATGCACTTTTCTTTACAATGAACTGCATCACTGgatagaaagaaaagaaacccaGAATTGTGATTCAACAAAGTGGTTTGTAATTGAATCTTTTCTTTTAGGATACTGTTGAAATAAGAGGGTGATCAAAATAATAGTGAGCAATATAGAACTTTCTCTACAAGTCAAGCACGTTTGTGTGCTTTCTTGAATACTACAAATGCAAATCAATAGCTATTTACCTCAAAGCGTTCAACTTTTGAACTATTTTGAAGACGGGAGAACAGCTTCTCAGCGAATTCCTGTGGAGAATGAAATCTTAAATATCCTTGATAATTCACATCACATAAATTATACAATCAAGATgtaaataacaaaaaagaCAAACCTGTGGATCTCTTAAATGATTAAGTGGTGTATGATAATTTGAAGTATTTTTTTCTGATGTTACACGTTGCTGTTTTTTAAGGCTGCGGATGGCACGCTGCAGTtttgctttctttttcttcttgctaGCAAGTGTACCTTTATGGTGTGCCTGAAAGAAGTTTtgtgggaaaaaaaaaacagcataAGAAGTTACAtttgcaacaaaaaaaaaatgaaacttatCTTGTTTACCCAGAAAGATGGGATTCTATAGATGGGATTCTATAGTATACATATTATTGAAAAGGCTGTGGAAAATGGACAAGCATCAAAATAACACTCTGGAAGTATCATTTACCATGAACAATCTAGCTAGAAATAATGCTCATTAATAGAGTAAAACTGACCTTATATATATCCTCTCTATTAATGGCTACATGGGCTTTATGAGGAGTGTCCTCATCACTACTTGATGCATCACTATCCTCCTCGTCTTCGATCTTCTCGTAATCAAGCAAAAATGAGAGACA
This is a stretch of genomic DNA from Argentina anserina chromosome 4, drPotAnse1.1, whole genome shotgun sequence. It encodes these proteins:
- the LOC126790150 gene encoding uncharacterized protein LOC126790150 — its product is MSSHYLSPEPLSASGRSSEKMSLPTLQSKMKCDPEGYEAELLLVYNQFKSSLELFKQQADLGFKSVTGSGGSDPTVAKDLADRAMFLAHVTPFYPAQLAQYPSQLSEFLHSSARTLPSGLRLHVAQALILLMNRKMVDIGDNLGLFMEIQSYGDKALKVLAYNHVIHSIKRMNMKHKNEAKNRVLQNVLFRMLQLEDETKAKRALITLRELHRRKVWFDENTANAICSACFHPSSRIMIACLSFLLDYEKIEDEEDSDASSSDEDTPHKAHVAINREDIYKAHHKGTLASKKKKKAKLQRAIRSLKKQQRVTSEKNTSNYHTPLNHLRDPQEFAEKLFSRLQNSSKVERFEVKMVMLKVVARTIGLHRLVVLNFYPYFMNYITPHQNGVTELLAAAIQACHDMVPPDAVEPLFKQIVNKFVDDRAQPEAIAVGLNTIREICLRMPLLMTEDLLQDLALYKKSHTKAVSVAARSLIGLFRELNPSLLIKKDRGRQNVGSKARPKAYGEVDVPNDVPGLDLLEHDDDDNEDSDDDEPSLRDTDEMVASSDDDDLHITNNDSGSEDDDMMSEDGDEIDENDSDVSGDEDELEAENGVGDEEEEFDNDAATNSGSGVKENMVKKRKFADFNTQLNAAEASLRTLKRLGKENMGSASSDSTDGFLSNEDFRRIKQLKAKQRLMEQGLLKKGKDAKSTAFKIPSSEELKDKRVDASKLEVHVKRRMTKEEKLALVKAGREDRGKYMARAAVKQKKTGGLSNKQKEHKKAMPLVAKRAKVHKSRVEKRKKQQLSGKNFRGKKAWK